The Anguilla anguilla isolate fAngAng1 chromosome 4, fAngAng1.pri, whole genome shotgun sequence genome has a window encoding:
- the rgs4 gene encoding regulator of G-protein signaling 4: MCKGLAALPATCLKSAKDMKHRIGFLLQKPDLNPDQRAASSKEKSPPVKRITPLEVRKWKESLESLLSNDDGLRAFATFLKSEFSEENIEFWMVCQEYKKTTSQEDLASKAIKIYEQYVAAESPNEVNLDSATREETRRNLENPSLSSFNEAQRKIFLLMEKDSYKRFLKSKLFLDMVPQPLSSMPCGMEKRGRRNTSEFGQALPQCA; encoded by the exons ATGTGTAAGGGGCTAGCAGCTCTACCGGCAACATGCTTAAAGAG TGCAAAAGACATGAAACATCGGATTGGATTCCTCCTCCAGAAGCCAGACTTAAACCCTGATCAAAGGGCAGCTAGCAGTAAGGAGAAGAGCCCACCAGTGAAGAG aattacTCCACTGGAAGTCAGAAAGTGGAAGGAGTCTTTGGAATCCCTGCTGAGTAATGACG ATGGTCTTAGAGCATTTGCCACCTTCCTCAAGTCAGAATTCAGTGAAGAGAACATTGAGTTCTGGATGGTCTGCCAGGAATACAAGAAAACCACTTCTCAAGAAGACCTGGCGTCCAAAGCAATTAAGATTTATGAGCAGTATGTTGCAGCTGAATCTCCCAATGAG GTCAACCTGGACTCTGCCACCAGAGAAGAGACAAGGAGGAACTTGGAGAACCCCAGTCTGTCTTCCTTCAACGAAGCCCAAAGGAAGATCTTCCTCTTGATGGAGAAGGACTCCTACAAGCGCTTTCTAAAATCCAAGCTGTTCCTGGACATGGTGCCACAGCCCTTGAGCAGTATGCCTTGTGGTAtggagaagagggggagaaggaacACCTCTGAGTTTGGTCAGGCTCTGCCTCAGTGTGCTTAG